The sequence ATGAAGGCGAATAATCCCATTAAAAAAATCACGATTAATCCCGTTATTTTGGCAGGTGCGGCAAAGGTTAACATCAATAACACGATAGCCTGGAGTACGAACATCCACAGCAATGCACGCAATGGGTTTTTATCCGATGCTTTACCACCAATAACGTTACCGACTGCTACCGCAATACCATATAGAAGCAGAATCACACTGACCCATTTCGCACTGAAGCCGGTCACTTCCTGTAATAATGGGGTTAAATAAGTGAAGACAACGAATGTCCCACCGTAGCCTAACGCAGTAATGGCAAAAGTCAGTAATAAACGACGGTTCGTCACAATCCTTACCTGATCACGAAACGTTGCTGGCGGTGCTTCTTTTAAATGTTTCGGAATTAATATAGAACTTGCGATAATTCCAATTACACCAAGCAGTGCCACAGCTAAAAAGGTCATTCGCCAGCCAAAGGTTTGTCCGATAAAGGTACCTAGTGGCACACCAGTGACGGTGGCGACTGTTAAACCCGTGAACATAAAAGCAATCGCACTAGCCCGCTTATGCTCAGGAACCAGATCCGCTGCAATGGTAGATCCAATTGAAAAAAAGATGCCATGAGAAAAAGCGGTAATGATTCGAGCCGCCAGTAACAGGCCGAAGCTCGTTGACAGCCCGGCAACCGTATTACCGATAATAAACAGGACCATAAGTGCCATAAGTAAAGTTTTACGGCTCATTTTATTCGTTAATGCTGTTAAAACAGGCGCACCGACTGCTACACCAATCGCATAACCAGAAATCAGCAAGCCAGCCAACGTGATTGAAATGGTTAAATCATCGGCAATAGCAGACAATAAACCAACCGGAACGAATTCAGTTGTACCTATTCCGAAAGCACTGATCGCCAGCGCAATCAAAGCTAACTTACCTGATTTAGCTGCTGCCTGATCCATCGTTGTTGCATGCATACATAATTCCTTCCCTTCCAAACATAGATGTGACAGCATTTCGAAGGCGCCTTTCAAAACCCTGTTTCACTATTCTAGAACGGCAGCAACCATAATGGAAGTACGCACTTTAAAGTAATGTAGGCACTGAAAAGTACCTGTAAGTTCTAACTATAGAAAAATAAAAAGGAGCATGTTATGATACATAAGCTCCCAAATGTGAGAAAAATCGATGATAAATATAGATAAAAGATTAGCGAAAGGAGTAGTTGGAAATGAAAACATATAATATCCCCGTAGAAGCCGCCTTAGAAGTCATCGGCGGTAAATGGAAAGTGGTTATTCTTTGTCATTTGATCGACCACGGCACTATGCGGACAAGTGAACTGAAACGGAGAATGCCGAACATTACCCAAAAAATGCTGACACAACAATTAAGAGAATTAGAAGCAGATGGCGTCGTCAAGCGAACGGTATACAACCAGGTGCCGCCAAAAGTGGAATATGGCTTAACCGAATATGGTGATTCGCTACGCCCGGCTATGCAAATGCTCTGTTCATGGGGAGAACAGCATATTGAGAAGACAGAAGCAGAAATGATGTGAGTGGAACAACTGGTTATTTCGTTGTTCCACTCTTCTTTATTATAACCGAGCTTCCTCCCGATACCTGTAATCCTTCGGAGAGAATCCATGATGTTTCTTAAACAATTTCAAAAAATAACTTTTGGTTTCAAACCCTAATGCATAGGCAATTTCCTCAGTGCTTTTTGTTGTATGATCTACTAATTCCAATGCTTTTTCCATTTTTAGTCTTGTTACGTATTCAATGAAACCCTCACCTGTCTCCTGCTTAAACATTCTGCTAAAATAACTGGCATTTAAATGCAGGTGTTCTGCAGCTGCTGTTAAGGATAATTTCTTATCAAGATGGGTTTGTACGTATTTTTGCACTTTAACAATATCTTCATTTTTTTGTGTTACATCCAGCTCCTTCACCTGTTCAATAAACTGATTAAAAATAGTTTTCATTACCTTTTCCAGATGTTCGATCGTCTCTACTTTGTACATTATATACTCTGTCATCGTATCCAGAGAATCTGCTTTAAAACCTCTCAAGGCGTTCAACGATATATTCATATCCAGAATGGCCTTCATTGCCCAATCCTTTACCATAGCAGGAGCGTATTTTTTATCCTTAATAGCCTCAAATTCGTCTGATAGCAGTTGCATAAGTGGATCTTGTTTTTCCATTAGTATATGGTCCTTCAACTGTTTAATAAAAACTACATAGTTAGTGAACAGTGTTTCCTGACTATAAGATGCAGGGTGAAAGGTCTGTATACTGGTATGTGGATAATAGAATCGTTCATCTTTATTATTTAATAATAATCGCATATTCTCAATCAGTTATTGATGCTGGAGATCCGCGTCACTCACAACAGACGTCACACTAATATGTAGAAATTGTTCCATATGAGCATGTATCTTTTCCATTGTATAACGAATGCCTTCCGCACCATTCGGAAAAAGCATGAGGAATCTTCCTTTTAAATAAAACACTTGCACATGCTGCTGGTATTCTCCTAGGACTTCTTCGACAATATTATTTACAGCAAATTGAAGGATGGTGTCATTCGCATAATGCTCCATGGCATCATAATATTGATCAATATACGTTAGTACCACTGTATAAGCTTCCTGACAAAAATTAATTCCTAATAACTGTTCCTGTTCCTTCAGCCAATCCGTATGCTGCAACTGATCCTCCTGCATGACTTTTTCAAGGAATTTTGCTTTTAAAAGAGCATTATTATCTTCCAGAAATTTTGTCAGCTTATGTTGTTTGCTTACAGATAACCGATCCTGATCGATTGTATCCTTTAATTGTTCTAATACCGTCATTAAGTGCTCTTCTTCCATCGATTCTTTCAATATATAATCATATGCCTCTAGCTTCAATGCTTGCTGAGCAAAACGAAATTCATCATGACAGGAAAGAATAATATTATAGGATGTTATATTTTGTTGTCTTAACTGTGAGATTAGCTCAATGCCATTAAGCCTGGGCATCCCAATATCCGTAATAAGCACATCAAAGCTATTATTCTCTAAATATGTTAATGCTTGCTGACTATCTTTAAAGCTTGCTATCACTTCAAAACCACATTGCTGCCATGGTATCATTCTTCTCAGAAACTCAATAACCAGTGCATCATCATCCACTAACACTACCCGATACATCTTCTTCCTCCTCATTCCACTGGTATCCGAAAGACAATTATCGTTCCATCTCCTTCCAGACTGTCAATCACCATATCAAAAGCATCCCCATATATCAGCTTCATCCGTTGGTATACATTCTTCAGCCCGATACCATTAAACGATTGGGCATTCTTTCGCTTCCAATCGGCATACGTTGTATCCGATATTTTAGTACGCAGTTTTTGCAGGGTTGCCGTGTCCATCCCAATTCCATTATCTTGAACCAATATTTCGAGATAACCATCCTCCTGCAGAAAAGCATCTATCTCTATCGTCTCTTTCTTTTCATTATAACCATGAATGATAGCGTTCTCAATAATCGGCTGTAAGAAAAAACGTGGCACCTCTTTCATTGCGGTTTGCTCATCTACAGAGAGGAGCAATTTCACATCATGCTGGTGTCGAAAATTCATCAAGTCAACATAGTGCTGAACAATAGACAGCTCTTCATTTAACGGGATGAACGCATTATTGCGATTAATAGTCATCCGAAGTAATGCGGACAACGAATAAATCACCGCTGCACTATCCGCATCCCCCTTCATCTTTATTTGAAGACGAATCGCATTTAACACATTAAATAAAAAATGTGGATTAATCTGAGCTTGCAGCATATCCAGCTCTGCATTTCTTTTGGTTTCTTCCTGGATCCGCACTTGTTCAATCATGGTTTCAATCGTATCAAGCATATGATTAAATGAATGACCTAATTGTGCGACATCGTGATTGCCAGGAATATCGAACCTAGCTGACAGATCGCCTTTCTCAACAGATTTTGTTACATTCGTTAATTTGACCAACGGCTTTGTCATTTCTCGTACCAATACAATTAAGCCAATTAGAAAAATCACAAGAAAACCGCCCTGAATCAGGATAGTCGTTCGTGTAACAGTATTTATCGAACCAATGGTGCTTTTATATGGTACCAGGCTAACCAATCTCCAATCTGCATACGATACAGGATAGGAAACAAGTAAATGGGATTCATCTTGATAGTCTACAACCTGATAGGATTTCTTTGAAACGTTGTAAGGTAATGTTTCGCCAATCTCTTGCTTATCCACACTAGAATAAATCTCACCAGACTGGTTAGTCAGGTACAATTTTGTATGGTGGTCACTTTGCATATTCTCAAAAATTTCTTTTATTTGCTCTTCCTTAAAGCTAATAATCAGATAAGCATCCAATGAAGTAGAACTTTCAATTTTTCGTCCTATTGTAATTAGATAGGGATCTGTCTTCCTTTCTGACTTTATATAATTTTGGTGAGCACCGATCCATAACGTATCATAAAAGCTCAAGCTATCCAGCTTATCAAACCAGTCCTGCTCTTTGAATTGCAACGGATTGAAATCAACCCTTGAATAATTGGTATAGTATAAATCATTGTTAAAAAGGATCGAAATATAGGCTGGTGTTAACATATCGGTCAAACCTGCTAACGCATTCGAGATATGCAGGTAGTTCACGGCCGTTTGTTGCGATGCTCTAGGCGAATCTGCTTTAATTAATTCTTGCTTCTTGAGTAATTTATTCATGTTCGTGTCAAACTGAATATAATTCGACGTGTACATCATATCGTCTAAAATATTTTTAATACCAGATTCAATCATGCGCAAGTCATCTTCAGACTGTTTCGCCGCCCGTTCCTCAAGCACGTCCTTTGTGAAATAATTGGATACCAGATACGTGCTTATCCACGGTAATAAAATGCATAAAATAACGGCAATGATAAGCCTTGTCCGTAGTGACAGTTGATTTAATTTAAGTAAGTAATTCTTCACAATACAACACCACTTCCTAACAAATGCATAATAGAGAGAAAACTTGTGTTTTCTCTCTATTATAGCAAAGTGCCGCTACTGGTTCGCATCCACCACCGCTTGCACCTTCTCCTGGATATTTTGCATCGTGGTCTCTAAATCTTGTTCTCCTAATAAATATAATTCAACTTCTGCATCAAATTCTGTATAGGCTTCCGTTACATAGGAAGGAGGCGCAAAAGATTTACTAGGCTGAACAGATGTCAGTGCATTCTTCAACGATTCCATATCTATCGCATCCGGATTTTCTGTTCCGCTCGCCAGTTTCTCCAAGACCGTGTCTAAATCCGCTTCTTTCCATGAAGGCACCCAAACCCCTTGTTCCACGATTCCTTCTGTCGTTAACCAGCGCATGAAATCATAGGCTTCCTGCTTATGCTCGGAATTTTGCGCTACCGATACAAGGTCACCACCCATAGCTGAATATGCTTCATCGTCGGCGCTATTTTTTGGCCATGGTGCCCAGGCAATCTCAAAATCAGGTGTAAACTGTCCCCACTCAGTAATCATATAGCTGGCAATCGGAATCATAGACGCCTCTCCACTGAAGAATTGTTGACGGTAATCTAATTTCTGCGAGAGAATTTCCGTGAACGGTACCGATGTTTTATCGGCATTTTCCAGTTGATTTCTTAATTCTAGCGACGCTTTTAACATCGGATCATCCGCATTAGATGAGCCATCTTCCTTTAAAATCATGGTATTTTCAGGTTTACTTAACAGCTTCAGGGAAGAGTGGGTGTTATGCCAGCTGTGTAAATAAGATCCATAATGATCATCTGTTGTTAATTGCTCGGCATACTTCTGATAGTCCTCCCAAGTCCACTCGGTAGGAATCTCTAAACCCGCTTCATCCAAATGCTGTTTATTTATCATAACGAGATTTGTTACATTCTTCATTGGTAAGCCATAATAATTTCCATCAATCGCTGGATACGTGTTATTGTATACCTCATTAATATCGATACCCTCTGCATCCAGGTATTCATTGATTGGCGCGACCAAACCTGCATCAATTCGTTTCACCCAGTCATTCATATTAGAAAACATGACCAGATCCATTTTTTCTCCTGCTGATGCCATCAAATCCAGCTGTTTAAAATAGTCCTCCGAGTTCATATTTTCGACGAGTGGCATCGATTCAATCTTTACATTCGGATTTTCTTCTTCATATTTAGCAATCAGCGACTCCCATTTCCCAACATCATCATTGATCCAATGCACGAATTTCAAGGTGATCTGATCATCTGAGGATGAACCATCTTCTCCACTGGATGTTTCGTCATTCCCTGAACAAGCTGCTAAGAACACCATTAGTAACATCCCAATCAAAGCAAACCAACTTATTTTTTTCATCTAACCCCTCCTGATTTTCTTATATAAACCTCTTTTAAAAGAGGACTCACCCTTTTACACCACCGAGCTGAATGCCTTCAATGACATTCTTCTGACCAATAATAAAGATAATTAATAACGGTAGTATCGCTGACACTGAAGCTGCCATCATCAGCGAGTAAACGCTACCATGTTGATCCGAAAAACTCTGCACACCTAACTGTATCGTATAGAGCGCCTCTGTCCGCAAAAAGATTAATGGATATTGGAAGTCATTCCAAGTCCAGATAAATCGTAATATCGCATAAGTGGCAATTGCCGGGCGGACCAACGGCAAGGCAATCGCAGTAAAAATTCTGAAATGACCCGCACCATCCATCCTTGCTGATTCTATAATTTCATTACTGATACCTAAATAAAATTGACGAAGCATAAAGGTGCCAAACACACTAAAGCTATTCAACAGAATCAGGCCTGTATGTGTATCATATAGCCCTATCCAGCGATAAAGCAGGAATTGGGTAACTAGCAACGTTTGTGGCGGAATCATATAAGTAGCCAACACCACTAGAAATAATACATTGCTTCCCTTGAAATTAATTTTGGCAAACCCATATGCCGCTAAACACGAGATCGTAACGGAAGTCAGTGTTGTCAACACCGTTACTTTAATCGAATTCCAATATAACAGGAAAAACGGCATGGAACCGGTCCAGACTTCTTTATAATTTTCGATTGCATGCCACGTTTCAGGAATCCACTGGATCGGAAAAGTAAGAACCTCTTCTTCGACTTTTAAAGATGCGGATATCATCCAGAAGAACGGCATTAAAAAGGCAAGACCGATAATAGCCATTATAATAGTTGTGATCAATTTTTTCGTGTCAAATCGAAATGTCATATCATGAACTCCTTTCTGCTTAATAATTCACCCATTTTTTCTGTCCAATAAACTGAAGGTATGTGATGATTAAGATAATGATAAACATGACTAATGCAATAGCAGAAGCATATCCCGTTTTCAATTCGATAAAGGCTTGCTGGTAAAGATATACGACTGGTGTCAATGTCGAGTTGGCTGGTCCACCTTCTGTCAGTACAATAATTAAATCGAATACTTTAAAGCTCGAGATGACTCCTGTGACTAAAAGTAGAAATGTCGTCGGAGACACCAATGGTATTGTTATTTTAGTGAATTGGAACCATGCGGAAGCGCCATCTATCTGGGCAGCTTCATATAATTCCTTAGGGATATTCTGTAACCCAGCTAAATAGATGATCAGATTGAATCCAATGCTTGTCCATATCATAATCAACATGACAGATGGCAAGGAGTAGGCTACATCGGCAATCCATTCAGGTGGGTGATCGATTCCGATTGACATCAGCAATTGGTTGATTGGCCCTTGCGTAGGATGAAACATAACTTGAAAGACAACCGCAACCGCTACAATACTCGATATAAATGGCATAAAGTAAATGACCTTAAATAAATCTTTCAAATACACATACCGATTAATAATAACGGCTAAAGCCAAGGAAACCATTAACGTAACCGGTATCGCCAATAATAAAACAAAATTATTTTTCAAGGCTTTTAAAAATAGCCCATTCGAAAAAAGTGCCGTAAAGTTATCGAATCCGATAAAATTCACATTGTTATAGCCGGAAACAAAGTTCCAATCGGTAAAACTAAGCGCTAGTGATGCGAATATCGGAAATAGTACTAACAAAGAAGTACCGAGAAACATAGGAGCAATAAACAGATAACCTGACATATTCTCTTTCCAGCCGCTAAAAGGATCACCGTTTCTTTTTCGTGCCTTTTTCTGTGCTTTCTTTTTTTGTTCTGTTAGATCAATTGCTTCAGATTGTGTCTTCACGTTGCTCACCTCTTTTTTCTGATAGTAGCCTCAGTATAGATTTTGAATTCGCTTTCAACAATCCATATTTTTTACCTGTTGCGTAAAATATTTACCTGTTTTTCCGTGTTTCATCATGTGGACTTTTGAGCAAACCAAAAACGGTGCACTATTTTTACCACATTGAAAAAATTTTTACTTCATCGTTCATAGATGATATACATCGCCAGCACTGATGTTATAGTTATGATAAGAAAACCTAGGCATAAACCACCCGGTCCTAGTTGACTTCATTAATAAACAACTTCCTATAATATGGATTATGTCAACTAAGGCTATATGGCAAAACGGTCATATTGAAATATTTTATCTGCGTTGCAAAGCTCCGGAAATAGGCTCCGCGTCCTGTGGCACGGCTTCAGCTAGGCTACTACTTGAACAACATCTGTGCTGCCTTGTGCCGAGGAAGCTCACTTCGAAGCGCTACTTGCAGACACAGGCACAATCGAAATGGATCTTCAGCTCGCGCTGATTCCACGGGAGTCTCCGCCTATTTCCTACGCTTGAGGGAAGTGCTACAACGTATGGAACGGCTAAAAGCAGTGGTTCTAGGCATTATGTTATTCATTCAATTCTTCCTGTTATATATACAGTGATCAACATGCTATCTCTTACAAATTGTGTAGAGTCCACATCATAGCGTAGGTCAACCACGTAGACTCCCGCGGGACAGGCAGGCGCTGAAGATCCACTTTGTAAAGTGATCTTCTTTACAAAGTGGATCTTCAGCCGTGCCCCGCAGGACGCGGAGTGGTTGGACGGAGCGGTATCCCAGCACATGAAGAATTTCAATATTACCACTAGGCATAAAGTGGCTAGTTGACATAATCTATATTATAGGAACTCCAATCATGTTCAATATGATTACTGCTGTGACCAGACTTATATACTTTCTTTACTGATAAGAAAAGCGCAAGCGCTCGTTTAGGACCGTAGCGACTGGACGGCAACATGATTGTCACAAAATTATTTAACTATATATAAGAGGTGAGGACATGCAATTCGGTACATTCACCAATTCCATTTATACGTTCTGCAACTGGTTTGCCAGGCTTGCTTATCTGAATCTGCTTTGGATATGCTTTACGTTAATCGGGGGCATTCTGTTGGGGTTCTTTCCAGCGACAATTGCCTTACTCGCAACATTAAGACAATTTTTAAAAGGAAACTCTCCTGCTATCTGGAGTACTTTCTGGGGTTATTATAAAGAAGAGTTCTGGAGAAGCAACCGAGTCGGAGGAATAGTAGCTGGGATAAGCTTATTACTTTTTATCAACTTCTCCTTTATCCAAACTATTGATTCCATCTATCTGTTATACACTTGGATCATAATGTGCTGTCTCTCCGTACTCGTCATTTGTTATACCTTAGCTCTTTATGTAGAGTTTGAGCAAACATTAACCATGCTGATAAAAAATGGGATACTTTTAACGCTGTATAACCCTGTTCCTAGTTTGTTCATCATCTTCGGGTTTGCTGCTGTCTACTTTTTACTGACCAACATCCCTGGCACTGGTTTCTTTTTCTCCGCAAGTATCTTAGCACTGGTTATTCTGTCATCTGCGAATCTATCGTATCGCAAAGTCGAACGCAAACAAAAAAGCAGCTCCCCCGTTTCACAAAAATGAAACAGGAGAGCCGCTGCTTATAAAGTGAGACTTTGATCAGCGGGGTTTTTGACCCCCACTGATCATTAGCGAAACTTATCAGGTTACTCCCACTTAGCTTCTTTGCGATACTCGAGACTTAAAGTAGGAGTCATACAGAACGGTTAGCACCGTGATCAATCAATTAATTCCACCGTATCGTACACCCAGCCAGCACTTAACCAGTTACCTAAGTCACTGGAACCACTAACCGGCGTAATCGTCATCGTATTCGTTCCTTCTACCAGATCAGAAGCAGGAACGGTCCAGGAGAATGTCGTATTGTTACCTCGGTAGGTTCCAATCGTGAAGCTACGCGAATTCGGCTGATTGGATGGACTATGAAAGCCTAATGATGAACCATTCATCGTAATACTTGGTCTGCCACCATTATAGGCAGTTGTAATACCAATATTTAATTCATGTGAGGAAGCTGCCTGAGCTGCAGTCAGATTGAACGTCACTGTTGTAGGTGAATTCTCACCACGGAATTGAATCGCCGGGTATTTGTTCGTTGCACTTCCCACTGCATATGTCACAGGCCCCCAGCTCTGGTTTCGG is a genomic window of Gracilibacillus salinarum containing:
- a CDS encoding MFS transporter, which codes for MHATTMDQAAAKSGKLALIALAISAFGIGTTEFVPVGLLSAIADDLTISITLAGLLISGYAIGVAVGAPVLTALTNKMSRKTLLMALMVLFIIGNTVAGLSTSFGLLLAARIITAFSHGIFFSIGSTIAADLVPEHKRASAIAFMFTGLTVATVTGVPLGTFIGQTFGWRMTFLAVALLGVIGIIASSILIPKHLKEAPPATFRDQVRIVTNRRLLLTFAITALGYGGTFVVFTYLTPLLQEVTGFSAKWVSVILLLYGIAVAVGNVIGGKASDKNPLRALLWMFVLQAIVLLMLTFAAPAKITGLIVIFLMGLFAFMNVPGLQLLVVHFAEKYVPSAVGVASALNIAAFNIGIAIGSSVGGMIVDGIGLEHTPWIGAIMVTGAVALTLWLQLIERNKEED
- a CDS encoding winged helix-turn-helix transcriptional regulator, translated to MKTYNIPVEAALEVIGGKWKVVILCHLIDHGTMRTSELKRRMPNITQKMLTQQLRELEADGVVKRTVYNQVPPKVEYGLTEYGDSLRPAMQMLCSWGEQHIEKTEAEMM
- a CDS encoding helix-turn-helix transcriptional regulator, yielding MRLLLNNKDERFYYPHTSIQTFHPASYSQETLFTNYVVFIKQLKDHILMEKQDPLMQLLSDEFEAIKDKKYAPAMVKDWAMKAILDMNISLNALRGFKADSLDTMTEYIMYKVETIEHLEKVMKTIFNQFIEQVKELDVTQKNEDIVKVQKYVQTHLDKKLSLTAAAEHLHLNASYFSRMFKQETGEGFIEYVTRLKMEKALELVDHTTKSTEEIAYALGFETKSYFLKLFKKHHGFSPKDYRYREEARL
- a CDS encoding response regulator, translated to MYRVVLVDDDALVIEFLRRMIPWQQCGFEVIASFKDSQQALTYLENNSFDVLITDIGMPRLNGIELISQLRQQNITSYNIILSCHDEFRFAQQALKLEAYDYILKESMEEEHLMTVLEQLKDTIDQDRLSVSKQHKLTKFLEDNNALLKAKFLEKVMQEDQLQHTDWLKEQEQLLGINFCQEAYTVVLTYIDQYYDAMEHYANDTILQFAVNNIVEEVLGEYQQHVQVFYLKGRFLMLFPNGAEGIRYTMEKIHAHMEQFLHISVTSVVSDADLQHQ
- a CDS encoding sensor histidine kinase, whose protein sequence is MKNYLLKLNQLSLRTRLIIAVILCILLPWISTYLVSNYFTKDVLEERAAKQSEDDLRMIESGIKNILDDMMYTSNYIQFDTNMNKLLKKQELIKADSPRASQQTAVNYLHISNALAGLTDMLTPAYISILFNNDLYYTNYSRVDFNPLQFKEQDWFDKLDSLSFYDTLWIGAHQNYIKSERKTDPYLITIGRKIESSTSLDAYLIISFKEEQIKEIFENMQSDHHTKLYLTNQSGEIYSSVDKQEIGETLPYNVSKKSYQVVDYQDESHLLVSYPVSYADWRLVSLVPYKSTIGSINTVTRTTILIQGGFLVIFLIGLIVLVREMTKPLVKLTNVTKSVEKGDLSARFDIPGNHDVAQLGHSFNHMLDTIETMIEQVRIQEETKRNAELDMLQAQINPHFLFNVLNAIRLQIKMKGDADSAAVIYSLSALLRMTINRNNAFIPLNEELSIVQHYVDLMNFRHQHDVKLLLSVDEQTAMKEVPRFFLQPIIENAIIHGYNEKKETIEIDAFLQEDGYLEILVQDNGIGMDTATLQKLRTKISDTTYADWKRKNAQSFNGIGLKNVYQRMKLIYGDAFDMVIDSLEGDGTIIVFRIPVE
- a CDS encoding ABC transporter substrate-binding protein, which gives rise to MKKISWFALIGMLLMVFLAACSGNDETSSGEDGSSSDDQITLKFVHWINDDVGKWESLIAKYEEENPNVKIESMPLVENMNSEDYFKQLDLMASAGEKMDLVMFSNMNDWVKRIDAGLVAPINEYLDAEGIDINEVYNNTYPAIDGNYYGLPMKNVTNLVMINKQHLDEAGLEIPTEWTWEDYQKYAEQLTTDDHYGSYLHSWHNTHSSLKLLSKPENTMILKEDGSSNADDPMLKASLELRNQLENADKTSVPFTEILSQKLDYRQQFFSGEASMIPIASYMITEWGQFTPDFEIAWAPWPKNSADDEAYSAMGGDLVSVAQNSEHKQEAYDFMRWLTTEGIVEQGVWVPSWKEADLDTVLEKLASGTENPDAIDMESLKNALTSVQPSKSFAPPSYVTEAYTEFDAEVELYLLGEQDLETTMQNIQEKVQAVVDANQ
- a CDS encoding carbohydrate ABC transporter permease; translated protein: MTFRFDTKKLITTIIMAIIGLAFLMPFFWMISASLKVEEEVLTFPIQWIPETWHAIENYKEVWTGSMPFFLLYWNSIKVTVLTTLTSVTISCLAAYGFAKINFKGSNVLFLVVLATYMIPPQTLLVTQFLLYRWIGLYDTHTGLILLNSFSVFGTFMLRQFYLGISNEIIESARMDGAGHFRIFTAIALPLVRPAIATYAILRFIWTWNDFQYPLIFLRTEALYTIQLGVQSFSDQHGSVYSLMMAASVSAILPLLIIFIIGQKNVIEGIQLGGVKG
- a CDS encoding carbohydrate ABC transporter permease, producing the protein MKTQSEAIDLTEQKKKAQKKARKRNGDPFSGWKENMSGYLFIAPMFLGTSLLVLFPIFASLALSFTDWNFVSGYNNVNFIGFDNFTALFSNGLFLKALKNNFVLLLAIPVTLMVSLALAVIINRYVYLKDLFKVIYFMPFISSIVAVAVVFQVMFHPTQGPINQLLMSIGIDHPPEWIADVAYSLPSVMLIMIWTSIGFNLIIYLAGLQNIPKELYEAAQIDGASAWFQFTKITIPLVSPTTFLLLVTGVISSFKVFDLIIVLTEGGPANSTLTPVVYLYQQAFIELKTGYASAIALVMFIIILIITYLQFIGQKKWVNY
- a CDS encoding YesL family protein, which codes for MQFGTFTNSIYTFCNWFARLAYLNLLWICFTLIGGILLGFFPATIALLATLRQFLKGNSPAIWSTFWGYYKEEFWRSNRVGGIVAGISLLLFINFSFIQTIDSIYLLYTWIIMCCLSVLVICYTLALYVEFEQTLTMLIKNGILLTLYNPVPSLFIIFGFAAVYFLLTNIPGTGFFFSASILALVILSSANLSYRKVERKQKSSSPVSQK